One Thermofilum sp. genomic window carries:
- a CDS encoding saccharopine dehydrogenase NADP-binding domain-containing protein, translating into MRVAVLGCGAVGSVFAKLAVEEKLGEVVCLDRYPERAKASLSYGVQADVPVEAVDALDSEGLTRKLAGFDFVVNALPTFARVNRREILLNPLVMAAALRAGANYVDLACYGGKKRRAEQLSLAGQFSGEGLLALINSGGSPGLSNILARSAYEELDSTQTVTVMSLEDQRGSTFVIPWSREEMLSVASPVLAYRNGRFELQDPFAEAEVCEFPEPLGSVRCYSVSNDESYTIPHFLRIRNFRYLAGGSDIEVLRALYRLGIFSSKPLRLRKALVTPREVLYHILESAVNPAEVDAALREGDLEDAYFAIQVVAEGEVSGERALARRYVIFPSQRRVAQLMPGATYITYPTAVCALAMLKAVKGRRLRGVLPPEALPRPLRRLVLEELERRHIIVNEEFKVLP; encoded by the coding sequence GTGAGAGTAGCTGTGCTCGGCTGCGGCGCGGTAGGCTCCGTCTTCGCTAAGCTTGCAGTCGAGGAGAAGCTGGGAGAGGTAGTCTGCCTGGACCGCTACCCGGAGAGGGCTAAGGCTTCTCTGAGCTACGGTGTGCAAGCTGACGTGCCTGTTGAAGCTGTAGATGCGCTCGACAGCGAGGGGCTCACCCGCAAGCTGGCCGGCTTCGACTTCGTAGTTAACGCTCTGCCGACCTTCGCCCGCGTTAACCGGCGCGAGATCCTCCTGAACCCCCTGGTCATGGCGGCGGCGCTCCGCGCGGGAGCGAACTACGTAGACCTCGCGTGCTACGGCGGCAAGAAGCGTAGAGCAGAGCAGCTGTCGCTCGCGGGGCAGTTCAGCGGGGAGGGGTTGCTCGCGCTCATCAACAGCGGTGGCTCGCCAGGCCTCTCGAACATTCTCGCCCGTAGCGCTTACGAGGAGCTGGACTCCACGCAGACAGTCACGGTGATGAGCCTGGAGGACCAGCGCGGGAGCACTTTCGTGATCCCCTGGTCCCGGGAGGAGATGCTGAGCGTCGCGTCCCCTGTGCTGGCCTACAGGAACGGGAGGTTTGAGCTGCAGGACCCCTTCGCCGAAGCTGAGGTCTGCGAGTTCCCGGAGCCCCTGGGATCTGTCAGGTGCTACTCCGTGTCGAACGATGAGAGCTACACGATCCCCCACTTCCTCAGGATCCGGAACTTCCGCTACCTAGCTGGGGGCAGCGATATCGAGGTTCTCCGCGCCCTCTACAGGCTGGGGATCTTCAGCAGCAAGCCGCTCCGGTTGAGGAAAGCGCTCGTCACGCCCAGGGAAGTGCTCTACCACATTCTCGAGAGCGCTGTGAACCCCGCTGAAGTCGACGCAGCCCTCAGGGAGGGGGACCTGGAGGACGCGTACTTCGCTATCCAGGTGGTGGCGGAAGGCGAGGTCAGCGGGGAGAGAGCCCTGGCGAGAAGGTACGTTATCTTCCCGAGCCAGCGTAGGGTAGCGCAGCTCATGCCGGGAGCGACCTACATAACCTACCCGACAGCAGTCTGCGCTCTGGCGATGCTGAAAGCCGTGAAGGGGAGGAGGCTCAGAGGCGTGCTGCCCCCCGAAGCCCTCCCGAGACCGCTGAGAAGGCTCGTCCTCGAGGAGCTGGAGAGACGCCACATAATAGTTAACGAGGAGTTCAAAGTCCTACCCTAG
- a CDS encoding tyrosine--tRNA ligase codes for MQRITVNPDAVVSAALREPTEELISPERLKAMAEAGERLVHYIGFEISGYVHLGTGLISMQKVADLQGVGVETQVFLADYHSWINRKLGGDLSTIRRVAGGYFKEALKVSLKLVGGDPEKTRFVLGSELYEKLGIDYFTNVLKVSMEATLSRVRRSVTILGRRESEALSFAQLLYVPMQVADIFSLGVNIAHGGMDQRKAHVIAIEVGEKAFGYKPVAVHHHLLPALAMDQESWRALVEARRAGSREEFEKVVADAKMSKSKPEGAVFIHDPPEVVRSKVLGAFCPAGEVELNPVLEIARYIIFRQLREPFEVVNKKTGARASFESYQSLEEAFREKKVHPLDLKEAVATRLAEILEPAYKHFAEGPGRQYLEEMREIKITR; via the coding sequence TTGCAGCGGATCACGGTGAACCCGGACGCTGTAGTCTCGGCTGCGCTGCGGGAGCCCACCGAGGAGCTTATCTCCCCAGAGAGGCTTAAAGCGATGGCTGAGGCCGGCGAGAGGCTCGTCCACTACATCGGCTTTGAGATCTCGGGGTACGTGCACCTCGGCACTGGGCTCATCTCAATGCAGAAGGTCGCCGACCTGCAGGGGGTCGGGGTGGAGACGCAGGTCTTCCTGGCAGACTACCACAGCTGGATTAACAGGAAGCTGGGCGGGGACCTCTCGACCATAAGGAGGGTTGCCGGCGGGTACTTCAAGGAGGCGCTGAAAGTGTCGTTGAAGCTTGTCGGAGGCGACCCGGAGAAGACGAGGTTCGTGCTCGGCTCGGAGCTCTACGAGAAGCTCGGGATCGACTACTTCACAAACGTCTTGAAGGTCTCCATGGAGGCAACGCTCTCGAGAGTCCGGCGCTCGGTCACCATCCTCGGGAGGAGGGAAAGCGAAGCGCTGAGCTTCGCCCAGCTGCTCTACGTGCCGATGCAGGTGGCCGATATCTTCAGCCTCGGAGTGAACATCGCTCACGGCGGGATGGATCAGAGGAAAGCGCACGTGATCGCGATCGAAGTGGGCGAGAAAGCGTTCGGCTACAAGCCCGTAGCGGTGCACCACCACCTCCTCCCCGCGCTGGCGATGGATCAGGAGAGCTGGAGAGCCCTGGTGGAGGCCAGGAGGGCTGGCAGCCGGGAGGAGTTCGAGAAGGTGGTCGCGGACGCTAAGATGTCGAAGTCTAAGCCCGAGGGGGCCGTGTTCATCCACGATCCTCCCGAAGTCGTCCGCTCGAAAGTGCTCGGAGCCTTCTGCCCCGCGGGCGAGGTGGAGCTGAACCCCGTGCTCGAGATTGCGAGGTACATTATCTTTCGGCAGCTCAGAGAACCCTTCGAGGTTGTCAACAAGAAGACCGGAGCCCGGGCGAGCTTCGAGAGCTACCAGAGCCTCGAGGAGGCATTCCGCGAGAAGAAGGTACACCCGCTAGACCTCAAGGAGGCCGTCGCCACACGCCTAGCGGAGATCCTCGAGCCTGCTTACAAGCACTTCGCCGAGGGCCCTGGGAGGCAGTACCTCGAAGAGATGAGAGAGATAAAGATAACGAGGTGA
- a CDS encoding YbaK/EbsC family protein — protein MKSFLERAGIEYRLVEVPRASTSREAAENLGIELSRIAKTVVLVSEQGKALLVVVRGDRRVDQAKLARLLGCKKLRLATDSEVIEATGYPPGGVPPVGHLRKLPVYLDEELLGGYYYVGGGDSQHLLFIKAEDILKLAEATVLNVPKKEHT, from the coding sequence TTGAAGTCCTTCCTCGAGAGAGCCGGAATAGAGTACAGGCTAGTGGAGGTGCCTAGGGCCTCGACCTCGCGCGAAGCTGCCGAGAACCTGGGCATCGAGCTCAGCCGCATCGCCAAAACTGTGGTTCTCGTCTCAGAGCAAGGTAAAGCCCTCCTGGTGGTTGTCAGGGGGGATAGGAGGGTAGACCAGGCGAAGCTGGCCCGCCTCCTTGGGTGCAAGAAGCTCAGGCTCGCCACCGATAGCGAAGTCATAGAGGCTACGGGCTACCCTCCCGGCGGCGTGCCGCCTGTAGGGCACTTGCGGAAACTCCCCGTGTACCTGGATGAAGAGCTGCTAGGCGGCTACTACTACGTGGGGGGAGGCGACTCGCAGCACCTTCTCTTCATAAAGGCAGAGGATATACTGAAGCTGGCTGAAGCTACGGTCTTGAACGTGCCTAAGAAGGAGCACACTTAA